The Sphingomonas sanxanigenens DSM 19645 = NX02 genome includes a region encoding these proteins:
- a CDS encoding GFA family protein, with protein MTLPDLPIEGGCRCGRVRFRVSQAPWMETICHCRGCQRMSGSAFSTTLIVPADGFEQIAGETVIGGLHGDEAHHHHCDGCKSWVFTTPAADLGFVSIRATLLDEPGWFAPWMETQTAEKLPWAATGAVRSFERFPGMEDYQALIAAYREDRGIS; from the coding sequence ATGACCCTGCCCGACCTGCCCATCGAGGGTGGCTGCCGCTGCGGCCGCGTGCGCTTTCGCGTTTCGCAGGCGCCGTGGATGGAGACCATATGCCATTGCCGCGGCTGCCAGCGGATGAGCGGCAGCGCCTTTTCGACCACATTGATCGTTCCCGCCGATGGTTTCGAGCAGATCGCCGGTGAGACGGTGATTGGCGGCCTGCATGGTGACGAGGCGCACCACCATCACTGCGACGGCTGCAAGAGCTGGGTGTTCACCACGCCCGCGGCGGATCTTGGTTTCGTCAGCATCCGCGCGACCTTGCTGGACGAGCCGGGCTGGTTCGCGCCGTGGATGGAAACGCAGACCGCGGAGAAATTGCCCTGGGCGGCAACCGGCGCCGTGCGCAGCTTCGAGCGGTTTCCGGGGATGGAAGACTATCAGGCGCTGATCGCGGCATATCGCGAGGATCGCGGGATTTCGTAG